From the genome of Lotus japonicus ecotype B-129 chromosome 6, LjGifu_v1.2, one region includes:
- the LOC130725431 gene encoding actin-related protein 2/3 complex subunit 2B yields the protein MIKTLDLHFTQSPYIQKTVERSRIVCVSSLLTQLNIHTISEGEKKEESFIRMACIDRASPALNQILLKLYRAEKPMEIDHHLHEFGSVEYHIQSEASNPLVAYLSISIPPLCQGVLTNELSPNTIEMVKELCPRVMEIAEPARERYQLTLKLDLNQIPQSKDYVKVIKEISTVQSAILSSQMKEILRNVNTDDAVQGMYKPLKLVYHPREPFFVIRQPQRIVAVFPIRLREKSDVVIATAFFQELVDVGNSDKWAKAPPCTWSAIPPPELRGEAFEDLSTNGGFFSFDISSRHVEGNRLDKTVWNLLNFNAYVRYHVKSTKGFIQRRMRKRLENLVEVLHHTISEEKKQTQQHQGCRYSKKLVRSSKYSILKQRWGTFGRKLKRNFRLKIHGFTRFRQRWLRFPKFSSRYTKLD from the exons ATGATTAAAACACTGGACTTACATTTTACTCAAAGTCCATACATCCAAAAAACAGTTGAAAGGTCTCGAATTGTATGTGTTAGTTCACTTTTAACACAACTAAATATTCACACAATCTCAGAaggagagaagaaagaagagagttTTATCAGAATGGCATGCATAGATAGAGCATCCCCTGCTCTGAATCAAATACTGCTCAAGCTGTACCG TGCTGAGAAGCCAATGGAGATTGATCACCACTTACATGAATTTGGGTCTGTGGAGTACCATATTCAG TCTGAAGCCTCTAATCCACTAGTAGCCTACTTGTCAATTTCAATCCCACCTCTTTGCCAAGGAGTCCTAACAAATGAACTTTCTCCAAACACCATTGAAATGGTAAAGGAACTTTGTCCTCGTGTTATGGAAATTGCAGAACCAGCAAGAGAACGATATCAGCTTACTCTGAAGCTTGACCTCAACCAGATTCCTCAAAGCAAAG ACTATGTCAAGGTCATTAAGGAGATTTCCACGGTTCAATCGGCAATTTTGAGTTCACAGATGAAAGAAATACTGAGGAATGTGAATACTGATGATGCAGTTCAGGGGATGTACAAACCCCTCAAACTAGTCTATCATCCAAGAGAACCATTTTTTGTCATCAGACAG CCACAGCGAATCGTAGCAGTTTTCCCGATACGTTTAAGAGAAAAGTCAGACGTGGTTATTGCAACAGCTTTCTTTCAG GAGCTGGTGGATGTTGGGAATTCAGATAAATGGGCCAAGGCACCACCTTGCACCTGGTCAGCTATTCCTCCACCAGAGTTGAGAGGAGAAGCTTTTGAGGATTTGAGTACCAATGGAGGGTTTTTCTCTTTTG ATATCTCTTCTCGCCATGTTGAAGGCAACAGGCTAGACAAAACAGTCTGGAATCTGTTAAATTTCAATGCCTATGTTAGGTACCATGTAAAG AGCACCAAAGGTTTCATTCAACGAAGGATGAGGAAACGCTTGGAAAACTTGGTTGAG GTCCTGCACCATACGATCTcagaagaaaagaaacaaaCCCAACAACATCAAG GATGTAGGTATTCAAAGAAACTAGTAAgatcatcaaaatatagcatCCTGAAACAAAGATGGGGCACCTTCGGCAGAAAGTTAAAGAGGAATTTCCGACTTAAAATTCATGGTTTTACACGATTTCGTCAAAGATGGTTAAGGTTCCCAAAATTTTCATCACGATATACAAAATTGGACTAG